One Verrucomicrobiaceae bacterium genomic window carries:
- a CDS encoding transposase, with translation MTTKLLAAVDEDGLLCDFVLCAGNFHDLTAVRLMLESFRGTHVVGDKGFDSLAFRQALMEHGAAGSTIPRKGYQTLDEQPQPFDRQNYATRHLVENFFQHMKAHKRLAMRSEKTAYSFAGFISFAALLDRTHLA, from the coding sequence ATGACCACCAAGCTGCTGGCTGCCGTTGATGAAGACGGCCTGCTCTGCGACTTCGTGCTGTGCGCGGGCAATTTCCACGACCTCACCGCCGTCCGTCTGATGCTTGAGTCCTTTCGCGGCACGCATGTGGTGGGCGACAAAGGCTTCGACAGCCTAGCGTTCCGTCAGGCACTCATGGAGCACGGGGCCGCTGGCAGCACGATCCCGCGCAAAGGCTACCAGACCCTCGACGAGCAGCCACAGCCTTTTGACCGCCAGAACTACGCCACGCGCCATCTCGTCGAAAACTTTTTCCAGCACATGAAGGCTCACAAGAGGCTTGCCATGCGTTCGGAGAAAACAGCCTATTCCTTCGCTGGCTTCATCTCTTTCGCCGCACTCCTGGACAGAACTCACCTCGCTTGA
- a CDS encoding IS630 family transposase translates to MGLIPGRSSGRRRILPKEQVSGKILPLIEDPSLAGQSHWTAVKLHGWIKQNLQTQLGYSTTVRYLHEHDYRLKVPRPWPLNQDEDKRQAFCEKLQRWVADPSVDLWFSDESGFEGDPRPRRTWTKIGKVRHSPYLGEHIRYNVFGAVRPKDGRLGALLFNLCDSVTFQVFLDTLAEENPHVAGRRAILVLDNASWHKTKSLNWHHFEPEYLPPRSPDLNAIERLWLRMKADWFNGWIAKTSEQLQDRIIESLRSLFDQPSILQSQCRPKTRL, encoded by the coding sequence ATGGGTCTCATTCCTGGGCGTAGCAGCGGCCGTCGCCGAATCCTGCCCAAGGAACAAGTGAGCGGTAAAATCCTACCTCTCATCGAAGATCCGTCGCTGGCTGGACAGAGCCACTGGACTGCGGTGAAGTTGCACGGCTGGATCAAGCAGAACCTGCAAACGCAACTCGGCTACAGCACCACCGTGCGCTATCTCCACGAGCACGATTACCGCCTCAAAGTTCCGCGCCCTTGGCCGCTCAATCAGGATGAGGACAAGCGCCAAGCCTTCTGCGAAAAGCTCCAGCGCTGGGTGGCCGATCCGAGCGTCGACTTGTGGTTCAGCGACGAAAGCGGCTTTGAAGGCGATCCGCGCCCGCGCCGTACCTGGACCAAGATCGGCAAGGTGCGCCACTCACCTTATCTCGGCGAGCACATCCGCTACAATGTGTTTGGCGCAGTGCGGCCCAAAGATGGACGTCTCGGCGCACTGCTCTTCAACCTGTGCGACAGCGTCACTTTTCAGGTGTTCCTTGACACTCTAGCTGAGGAGAATCCGCACGTGGCAGGACGCCGCGCCATCCTGGTGCTCGACAACGCCTCATGGCACAAGACCAAGAGTCTTAACTGGCACCACTTTGAGCCCGAGTATCTGCCACCACGCTCGCCCGATCTCAACGCCATCGAACGCTTGTGGCTGCGCATGAAGGCCGACTGGTTCAACGGCTGGATCGCCAAGACTTCCGAGCAACTTCAGGACCGTATCATCGAGTCCCTACGCTCTTTGTTCGACCAGCCATCCATCCTTCAGTCCCAGTGCCGCCCAAAGACGCGTTTATGA
- a CDS encoding helix-turn-helix domain-containing protein, giving the protein MARPCITLNLENATLEEVCVAMDCSPTKKGFRRLQALRWLYEGKSREQVADLSGFSLRQVLRFIQAFNLAGLDGSHSWA; this is encoded by the coding sequence GTGGCCCGCCCGTGCATCACACTCAATCTCGAAAACGCGACCTTGGAAGAGGTCTGCGTGGCGATGGATTGCTCACCCACGAAGAAGGGCTTTCGTCGGCTTCAAGCGCTGCGCTGGCTTTATGAAGGCAAGAGCCGCGAGCAAGTCGCTGACCTCTCAGGCTTCAGCCTGCGGCAGGTTTTGCGCTTTATCCAAGCCTTCAATCTCGCCGGCCTTGATGGGTCTCATTCCTGGGCGTAG
- a CDS encoding sigma-70 family RNA polymerase sigma factor, producing the protein MPDPTTLTALPAPVAPVETAQQSSAAEDRILVDRAQKGDMRSFDDLVRKYTPKLYGMVYNMTSNREDTADLLQEVFAKAHRSLDRFMGKSSFYTWLYSIAVNMTLNHIKKRGRHVKVSLDDVDTGIENDPDFIAVTTSKTGVSREVNIHELQKKLNEAMMKLSEDHRTVVTLYDIQGLQHADISKILGVSEGTVRSRLFYAHRLLQSYLEDFVK; encoded by the coding sequence ATGCCTGATCCGACGACTCTCACCGCCCTGCCGGCCCCTGTGGCACCCGTGGAAACTGCGCAGCAAAGTAGCGCCGCCGAGGACCGCATCCTCGTCGATCGAGCACAAAAAGGTGACATGCGATCCTTTGATGACCTGGTGCGGAAATACACGCCCAAGCTCTACGGAATGGTCTATAACATGACCTCCAATCGCGAAGACACAGCAGACCTTTTGCAGGAGGTTTTCGCAAAGGCTCACCGCTCCCTAGATAGATTCATGGGAAAATCCTCATTCTATACCTGGCTTTATAGCATTGCGGTAAATATGACCCTTAATCACATCAAGAAGCGAGGGCGTCATGTAAAGGTCAGTCTTGACGATGTAGATACAGGCATTGAGAACGACCCGGATTTCATCGCTGTAACCACCTCCAAGACCGGTGTATCAAGGGAAGTAAACATCCATGAGCTTCAAAAAAAATTAAACGAAGCCATGATGAAGCTGTCTGAAGACCATCGCACGGTGGTGACCTTGTACGACATACAGGGGCTTCAGCATGCGGACATCAGTAAGATTCTGGGGGTCTCCGAAGGAACTGTCAGGTCTCGCCTGTTTTATGCCCACCGTTTACTACAATCGTATCTCGAAGACTTTGTTAAATAA
- a CDS encoding general secretion pathway protein GspK, with protein MICYQAAQRGSVLLIVLAVVALLAFAVATTVMTSSAYDEALGDRVAVLRARRMAERGITIAAHPGVTVQDPLLAADVSETEGYRAILTSEESRLNINALVQEGRHTALEQVFRNLGLQPAPAQALVAALMDWADTDDLKRRPDSAEALDYKQAGYPNRPFNRPFRSLEELNMVAGIERLDAAFPPWRSLFTVYGSGQLDVNEAAAEALALITGANATMAERLVQRRAGRDGIRHTKDDQPITSVPEALQLLGLPASHSSAPLLTLQGGTLRIESIGWSGEQAVGIGLVVSRKDAVQMQIIHRHEFMPKR; from the coding sequence ATGATCTGCTACCAGGCTGCGCAGCGCGGCTCGGTGCTGCTCATTGTGCTGGCAGTGGTGGCGCTGCTAGCCTTTGCGGTGGCGACTACGGTGATGACATCCTCGGCCTATGACGAGGCTCTGGGAGACCGCGTGGCCGTGCTCCGTGCACGGCGCATGGCAGAGCGTGGCATCACCATCGCAGCACATCCCGGCGTCACTGTCCAAGATCCACTCCTCGCAGCAGATGTCAGTGAGACAGAGGGCTATCGTGCGATCCTGACCAGCGAGGAGAGTAGGCTCAATATCAATGCACTCGTCCAGGAGGGCCGTCACACCGCGCTGGAGCAAGTTTTTCGCAATCTCGGGCTCCAGCCCGCCCCTGCGCAGGCTCTGGTGGCCGCACTGATGGACTGGGCCGATACAGATGACCTGAAGCGCCGCCCCGATAGCGCAGAGGCACTCGATTATAAACAAGCTGGCTATCCGAACCGGCCCTTCAATCGTCCCTTTCGCAGTCTAGAGGAGCTAAACATGGTGGCGGGCATCGAGCGGCTCGATGCCGCTTTTCCCCCTTGGCGCAGCCTTTTCACCGTCTATGGCTCGGGCCAGCTCGATGTGAATGAGGCTGCGGCGGAGGCTCTCGCCCTCATCACCGGCGCGAATGCCACCATGGCGGAGCGCCTCGTGCAGCGGCGTGCCGGTCGTGATGGCATCCGCCACACCAAGGACGACCAGCCCATCACCTCCGTGCCAGAGGCACTCCAACTCCTCGGCCTACCAGCGAGTCATTCCTCTGCGCCGCTCCTCACGCTGCAAGGCGGCACGCTACGCATCGAGAGTATCGGCTGGAGTGGGGAGCAGGCCGTGGGGATAGGACTAGTGGTGTCGCGGAAGGATGCCGTTCAGATGCAAATCATCCACCGGCACGAGTTCATGCCCAAGCGGTGA
- a CDS encoding type II/IV secretion system protein encodes MILLQKAALKAGIPDQETYAVAAQQALTGGQSFVRELITNTRLDERLFLHQLATDLRWPFLEAVQTDPTVAAELKGMIPARFAVKYQVLPVRFDSQPVADSSAAPTRSLVIACHDPFDLVARQAVARRVSMPVRWCLSPQQEVLAGLQALYGVGADTFEDLIKSREGSIAENADEANVIDDDSPDASVVKFVNQIIREGLAQRATDIHVEPQPDSLRIRYRIDGILHEVPVPENIKALQSSVIARIKIMSKLDVAERRLPQDGRINLKTDGQFIDVRVACIPSVEGESMSLRLLGQERFTIGKLGMAEDYRAKIEILLKKPNGIVLVTGPTGSGKSTTLYSFLSELNKVERRIVTIEDPVENKLAGVVQIAVKPEIGLTFAAGLRSILRGDPNVVMIGEMRDLETAEIAVRASLTGHLVFSTLHTNDSIGGITRLIEMGIEPFLVGTSIRALIAQRLVRSLCENCRRPARYEMEELRTLGIAAGPQDKLYGPGPGGCKSCNGSGYRGRLAIFEIVIMSPAMQTLVNKRASESELFKQSRAEGFVTMREYGWRKVLEGATSIEEVLRVTSEDAE; translated from the coding sequence ATGATTTTGCTCCAAAAAGCTGCCTTGAAGGCCGGAATCCCCGATCAGGAGACTTATGCCGTCGCTGCCCAGCAGGCACTCACAGGCGGACAATCTTTCGTACGCGAGCTCATCACGAATACTCGGCTCGATGAGCGACTCTTCCTCCACCAGCTGGCCACCGATCTGCGCTGGCCCTTCCTTGAAGCCGTCCAAACCGACCCCACTGTCGCGGCCGAGCTCAAAGGCATGATTCCCGCACGCTTTGCGGTGAAGTATCAGGTCTTGCCTGTTCGCTTTGACTCCCAGCCCGTCGCAGACAGCTCCGCAGCCCCCACACGCAGTCTGGTCATCGCCTGCCACGACCCTTTTGACCTAGTGGCACGCCAGGCTGTCGCACGCCGCGTCAGCATGCCTGTGCGCTGGTGCCTGAGTCCGCAGCAGGAGGTCCTCGCTGGCCTCCAGGCACTCTACGGCGTCGGAGCAGACACCTTCGAGGATCTGATCAAAAGCCGCGAAGGCTCCATCGCCGAAAATGCCGATGAGGCCAATGTCATCGACGACGATAGCCCCGACGCCAGCGTGGTGAAATTCGTCAATCAAATCATCCGCGAAGGCCTCGCCCAGCGTGCCACAGACATCCACGTCGAGCCCCAGCCTGACAGCCTACGCATCCGCTACCGCATCGACGGCATCCTTCATGAAGTGCCTGTGCCGGAGAACATCAAAGCGCTTCAGTCCTCCGTCATCGCACGCATCAAAATCATGTCCAAGCTCGACGTCGCCGAGCGCCGACTCCCCCAAGATGGCCGCATCAATCTAAAAACCGACGGCCAATTCATCGACGTCCGCGTCGCCTGCATCCCCAGCGTCGAAGGCGAGTCGATGAGCCTCCGCCTCCTCGGCCAAGAGCGCTTCACCATCGGCAAGCTCGGCATGGCGGAGGACTACCGTGCCAAAATCGAAATCCTGCTCAAAAAGCCCAACGGCATCGTCCTTGTCACTGGCCCCACCGGCAGCGGCAAGTCCACCACGCTCTACTCCTTCCTCAGTGAGCTCAACAAAGTCGAGCGCCGCATCGTCACCATCGAAGACCCCGTCGAAAACAAGCTCGCAGGCGTCGTCCAGATCGCTGTGAAGCCAGAAATCGGCCTGACCTTTGCCGCAGGCCTCCGCAGCATCCTCCGTGGCGATCCGAACGTCGTCATGATCGGAGAAATGCGTGACCTCGAGACCGCAGAGATCGCCGTGCGTGCCTCCCTCACAGGGCACCTCGTCTTCTCGACCCTGCATACCAATGACAGCATCGGCGGCATCACCCGCCTCATCGAAATGGGCATCGAGCCCTTCCTCGTCGGCACCTCCATCCGCGCCCTCATCGCCCAGCGCCTCGTGCGCTCCCTCTGTGAAAACTGCCGCCGCCCAGCCCGCTATGAAATGGAGGAGCTACGCACTCTGGGCATCGCCGCAGGCCCGCAGGACAAGCTCTACGGCCCTGGACCCGGTGGCTGCAAAAGCTGCAACGGCAGCGGCTACCGTGGCCGCCTCGCCATCTTTGAGATCGTGATCATGTCGCCT